A genomic segment from Nicotiana tabacum cultivar K326 chromosome 7, ASM71507v2, whole genome shotgun sequence encodes:
- the LOC107825631 gene encoding uncharacterized protein LOC107825631 isoform X3 has protein sequence MKFRHRQPTHLSPSSAPYRSLRVGVNCPSSFFEKSKLSPPHARADYDYGLPHQAPHILIITKVLGCFLIEVIKRHILPERDHSFVLTQTEKNCSQANRINRAKQKMPHMGGSKSIATFMNEKEMTNERMCNSERFTEQPPRSVAWEGDVYSQNIR, from the exons ATGAAATTCCGTCACCGACAACCAACTCATCTTTCTCCATCGTCGGCACCTTATCGCTCACTCAG GGTTGGAGTTAATTGCCCTTCATCATTTTTTGAGAAAAGCAAATTGTCGCCTCCACATGCTCGAGCCGATTACGATTATGGATTACCTCATCAAGCTCCGCACATACTCATAATTACTAAGGTGCTTGGTTGTTTCCTAATTGAAGTCATAAAGAG GCACATTCTCCCTGAGCGAGACCATTCATTTGTCTTAACTCAGACTGAAAAG AACTGTAGTCAAGCAAATAGAATCAATAGGGCTAAGCAAAAGATGCCTCACATGGGAGGATCCAAAAGCATAGCAACCTTTATGAATGAAAAG GAAATGACAAATGAAAGGATGTGCAATAGTGAGAGATTTACTGAGCAACCTCCTCGTAGTGTTGCTTGGGAAGGCGATGTGTATTCTCAG AATATAAGATAA
- the LOC107825631 gene encoding uncharacterized protein LOC107825631 isoform X2: protein MKFRHRQPTHLSPSSAPYRSLRVGVNCPSSFFEKSKLSPPHARADYDYGLPHQAPHILIITKVLGCFLIEVIKRMITIDWALELSWEDVFKILNWNFLLFAMPIMKIPQKRHILPERDHSFVLTQTEKNCSQANRINRAKQKMPHMGGSKSIATFMNEKVWRAQKSHPC, encoded by the exons ATGAAATTCCGTCACCGACAACCAACTCATCTTTCTCCATCGTCGGCACCTTATCGCTCACTCAG GGTTGGAGTTAATTGCCCTTCATCATTTTTTGAGAAAAGCAAATTGTCGCCTCCACATGCTCGAGCCGATTACGATTATGGATTACCTCATCAAGCTCCGCACATACTCATAATTACTAAGGTGCTTGGTTGTTTCCTAATTGAAGTCATAAAGAG GATGATTACAATAGATTGGGCCCTTGAGCTATCGTGGGAGGatgtatttaaaattttaaattggaATTTTCTCTTGTTTGCAATGCCAATTATGAAAATTCCCCAAAAGAG GCACATTCTCCCTGAGCGAGACCATTCATTTGTCTTAACTCAGACTGAAAAG AACTGTAGTCAAGCAAATAGAATCAATAGGGCTAAGCAAAAGATGCCTCACATGGGAGGATCCAAAAGCATAGCAACCTTTATGAATGAAAAG GTATGGAGAGCCCAAAAATCTCATCCATGTTGA
- the LOC107825631 gene encoding uncharacterized protein LOC107825631 isoform X1, whose product MKFRHRQPTHLSPSSAPYRSLRVGVNCPSSFFEKSKLSPPHARADYDYGLPHQAPHILIITKVLGCFLIEVIKRMITIDWALELSWEDVFKILNWNFLLFAMPIMKIPQKRHILPERDHSFVLTQTEKNCSQANRINRAKQKMPHMGGSKSIATFMNEKEMTNERMCNSERFTEQPPRSVAWEGDVYSQNIR is encoded by the exons ATGAAATTCCGTCACCGACAACCAACTCATCTTTCTCCATCGTCGGCACCTTATCGCTCACTCAG GGTTGGAGTTAATTGCCCTTCATCATTTTTTGAGAAAAGCAAATTGTCGCCTCCACATGCTCGAGCCGATTACGATTATGGATTACCTCATCAAGCTCCGCACATACTCATAATTACTAAGGTGCTTGGTTGTTTCCTAATTGAAGTCATAAAGAG GATGATTACAATAGATTGGGCCCTTGAGCTATCGTGGGAGGatgtatttaaaattttaaattggaATTTTCTCTTGTTTGCAATGCCAATTATGAAAATTCCCCAAAAGAG GCACATTCTCCCTGAGCGAGACCATTCATTTGTCTTAACTCAGACTGAAAAG AACTGTAGTCAAGCAAATAGAATCAATAGGGCTAAGCAAAAGATGCCTCACATGGGAGGATCCAAAAGCATAGCAACCTTTATGAATGAAAAG GAAATGACAAATGAAAGGATGTGCAATAGTGAGAGATTTACTGAGCAACCTCCTCGTAGTGTTGCTTGGGAAGGCGATGTGTATTCTCAG AATATAAGATAA
- the LOC107825630 gene encoding uncharacterized protein LOC107825630 — MDSKEPNKYSYAEKKKAAMQLKRRDTQSQISARRREAMLLSRRMRRQNFAKHNLLESPIVAVLEQATSSWDKAEFLKQTTLTIREPPSLAEKATSHQACVSTSRDNLEKGKGILDPPIIRETAVSLQSCTTRVMDNPEKGKRILDPPIIVNLPLHCIFFRMTLFVHYYNL; from the exons ATGGATTCTAAAGAACCAAACAAGTACTCATACGCAGAAAAAAAGAAGGCTGCAATGCAGCTTAAACGGCGTGATACGCAGAGCCAAATATCTGCTCGTAGAAGGGAAGCGATGTTGCTGTCGCGACGTATGAGAAGACAAAATTTTGCAAAGCACAACCTTCTTGAAAGTCCGATTGTTGCTGTCCTAGAGCAGGCAACATCATCTTGGGACAAAGCAGAATTTCTAAAACAAACTACTCTTACCATACGAGAACCTCCTTCCCTTGCGGAAAAAG CTACCAGCCATCAAGCTTGCGTGAGTACATCGCGGGATAATTTAGAAAAAGGAAAGGGTATATTGGATCCCCCTATCATTCGTGAAACAG CTGTCAGTCTTCAAAGTTGCACGACTAGAGTCATGGATAATCCAGAAAAAGGAAAGCGTATATTGGATCCCCCTATTATTGTAAACCTGCCTTTACATTGTATTTTTTTTAGAATGACATTGTTTGTACATTATTATAATTTGTGA
- the LOC142162063 gene encoding uncharacterized protein LOC142162063 has translation MTCNPSWPEIKEHLSQTDEVQNKHDLVSRVFRAKVEELKTDILKRQVFGRVAGFMYTIEFQKRGLPHAHFLIILADEHKLLTPESYDRFVCAELPDSKKDCDLYSLVIKHMMHGPCGKLNPTNICMKNNNCKFKYPKDFAEQTLKGKNSYPIYFQNEKNRKSCRNKRTNKDAMQLLLLYKEFPEYFVWSSKEKMWTRRKQRIVIGRVVTCHPTEGERYYLRLLLINVRGPKSYQDLCKVDGNCCSTFREAAEKRGLLHCDNNLVECMSEATNYQMPYSLRRLFATLLVYCNPANPTELWKQFEDSMSEDFKILPNMNAKDIRFMALNHINDILHLMGRDINEYNLIPEKIKPSAAIRETNVCQFERNIIVREKDLLLERKLNTERKAYDTILDRIFSNKSGAFFVDRAGGTGKTFLYRALLAGV, from the exons ATGACTTGTAATCCTTCTTGGCCAGAAATAAAAGAACATTTGTCACAGACTGATGAGGTACAGAACAAACATGATTTAGTTAGTAGAGTTTTCAGAGCAAAGGTGGAAGAACTAAAGACTGATATTTTAAAAAGACAAGTCTTTGGAAGAGTTGCAGGATTCATGTATACTATAGAATTCCAAAAACGTGGTCTTCCACATGCTCATTTCCTTATTATACTTGCTGATGAACATAAATTACTGACTCCTGAATCTTATGATAGATTTGTCTGTGCAGAATTGCCTGATTCTAAAAAAGATTGcgatctatattcacttgttattAAACATATGATGCATGGTCCTTGTGGAAAGCTAAATCCTACAAATATTTGCATGAAAAATAATAACTGCAAATTCAAGTACCCAAAAGATTTTGCTGAACAAACATTAAAAGGGAAGAATTCATATCCAATATACTTCCAGAATGAGAAGAACCGGAAAAGTTGTAGAAATAAGAG AACAAATAAAGATGCTATGCAGTTGTTATTATTGTATAAAGAATTTCCCGAGTACTTTGTATGGTCATCTAAGGAAAAAATGTGGACACGTCGAAAACAACGTATTGTAATTGGACGTGTTGTAACATGTCATCCAACAGAAGGAGAAAGATATTATCTTAGATTATTATTGATAAACGTTAGAGGACCAAAATCATATCAGGACTTATGTAAAGTTGACGGCAACTGTTGTAGTACATTTAGAGAGGCTGCAGAAAAAAGAGGGTTGTTACACTGTGATAACAACTTGGTTGAATGTATGTCTGAAGCTACAAATTATCAAATGCCATATAGTTTAAGGCGTTTATTTGCAACATTATTGGTGTACTGCAATCCCGCTAACCCAACAGAACTTTGGAAACAATTTGAAGATTCTATGTCCGAAGATTTTAAGATTTTACCTAACATGAATGCTAAAGATATTCGTTTTATGGCTTTAAATCATATCAATGATATTTTGCATTTGATGGGACGTGATATTAATGAATATAATCTTATTCCTGAAAAAATTAAACCTTCAGCTGCTATTAGAGAAACCAATGTCTGTCAATTTGAAAGAAACATCATTGTTAGAGAAAAAGATTTGCTTCTAGAGAGAAAATTAAATACCGAGCGAAAAGCGTATGACACGATTCTTGATAGGATATTTTCTAACAAATCAGGAGCATTTTTTGTTGACAGAGCTGGAGGAACTGGAAAAACTTTTCTATACCGTGCTTTATTAGCTGGTGTATGA